The following are encoded in a window of Megalobrama amblycephala isolate DHTTF-2021 linkage group LG19, ASM1881202v1, whole genome shotgun sequence genomic DNA:
- the LOC125254154 gene encoding ERV-BabFcenv provirus ancestral Env polyprotein-like isoform X1 yields the protein MIAKLTFYLVVLTNVFIHIQAAVSTGNETWVHYEEEPHAFAANMWWRLANYTAKSEGKTGDCYVCTKMPHSASGPHVEVKSPRTEEELECPIFVSITGMMAPNRSAIWSCGKSRIMMLATQVHAKVTTIGSIPDSLLCMERETGTVRLGVIPKSKCNRTYHHCEIENMSCCMRCILHYPKANMTECSKGTPHPISTMIAYGWANPFIQDVCSKYCALVPGQNCYRYAPASRGTRAVKDWFWLCGHRVYTTLPEDWSGRCALVTLEEYSMVIRPHKPHVMTKQKQKKKRSLSSRGSTSSLSRDNPVPKQHRLWTGTERFFEAVFPGIGVSSLQIEVEVTRYELISFINTTRDTLAGVQQELRGLRLTALQNRLVLDQLTAAGGGVCVIVGTSCCTYIPENDADGHLISEGLKNMTRIAQELQEREVTDNQSGFLAWLTGWQQMLVSALIPIGVILLIMAFIICCIIPFIRALINRAMNNFVSSQYALMNRPVKC from the coding sequence ATGATTGCTAAATTGACATTTTACCTGGTTGTGctgacaaatgtgtttattcacATACAAGCTGCTGTTAGCACTGGTAATGAAACTTGGGTACATTATGAAGAAGAACCACATGCCTTCGCAGCTAACATGTGGTGGAGATTAGCCAACTACACTGCCAAATCTGAAGGAAAAACAGGTGACTGTTATGTTTGCACCAAAATGCCACATAGTGCTTCTGGACCACATGTAGAGGTTAAATCACCAAGGACAGAAGAAGAATTAGAATGCCCTATTTTTGTTAGCATTACTGGAATGATGGCTCCAAATAGAAGTGCAATATGGAGTTGTGGAAAAAGTAGAATAATGATGCTTGCAACGCAAGTACATGCTAAAGTGACAACCATTGGCTCTATTCCAGACTCACTGTTATGTATGGAAAGAGAAACTGGAACAGTGAGACTGGGGGTAATTCCTAAAAGTAAATGTAATCGAACATACCATCATTGTGAGATAGAAAATATGTCTTGTTGTATGAGGTGTATTTTGCATTATCCAAAAGCTAATATGACTGAGTGTTCTAAAGGAACACCACATCCTATATCTACTATGATTGCTTATGGATGGGCTAATCCTTTTATTCAAGATGTGTGTTCTAAATATTGTGCGCTTGTGCCAGGTCAAAATTGCTACAGATATGCTCCTGCTTCACGGGGAACTAGAGCTGTAAAAGATTGGTTTTGGCTGTGTGGACATAGAGTCTACACTACTCTTCCAGAAGATTGGAGTGGAAGATGTgctctagtaactttggaaGAATATTCCATGGTTATTAGACCACACAAACCTCACGttatgacaaaacaaaaacagaaaaagaaacgcTCCCTCTCTAGTCGCGGTTCAACTAGTAGTTTGAGTAGAGATAATCCAGTACCAAAGCAACATCGACTCTGGACTGGTACTGAAAGAttctttgaagcagtgtttccagGAATAGGTGTCTCTAGTCTTCAAATTGAAGTTGAGGTTACAAGATATGAGCTAATTTCATTTATCAATACTACAAGAGACACATTGGCTGGTGTTCAACAGGAACTCCGAGGGCTCCGTTTAACTGCCCTGCAAAACAGGCTAGTTTTAGATCAATTAACCGCGGCAGGAGGAGGAGTTTGTGTTATTGTTGGTACCTCTTGTTGTACTTATATCCCTGAGAATGATGCAGATGGTCATTTAATTTCAGagggtttaaaaaatatgactaGAATTGCTCAAGAATTACAAGAACGAGAAGTTACTGATAATCAAAGTGGGTTCTTAGCATGGCTCACAGGATGGCAACAAATGCTTGTATCTGCTTTAATTCCTATAGGTGTGATCCTATTAATTATGGCATTTATTATCTGTTGTATCATTCCATTTATTAGAGCTTTGATTAATCGTGCCATGAACAACTTTGTATCCTCTCAATATGCTTTGATGAATAGACctgttaaatgttaa